In Octopus bimaculoides isolate UCB-OBI-ISO-001 chromosome 28, ASM119413v2, whole genome shotgun sequence, the following are encoded in one genomic region:
- the LOC106870584 gene encoding vitellogenin-like — protein sequence MELTYAHLVSALLIGLTISGPVNLNLFKDDKTCAKRCIAEKTVDYEVGNAYRYIYSATSKTLIAGASESNAFVKIDTDVEIETTSPCDFVMRLKNTKLSDSEEKSAKRNLQMKFSDTLEEHPLRFSFQGGRIEDLCPNHDEPTWSLNIKRGILSSLQSAMEGFVNNQTFTEVSTRYYFFFFFGWG from the exons ATGGAGTTAACCTATGCACACCTAGTGTCTGCCCTTCTCATTGGGTTAACGATCTCAG GTCCTGTAAATCTCAACCTGTTCAAGGATGACAAAACCTGTGCCAAGCGCTGTATTG CTGAGAAAACGGTCGATTATGAAGTCGGTAATGCGTATCGCTACATCTACTCAGCCACATCCAAGACTCTAATTGCTGGGGCCTCGGAGAGCAACGCCTTTGTCAAGATCGATACGGATGTGGAGATTGAAACCACATCTCCCTGTGACTTTGTTATGAGA CTGAAGAACACCAAACTGTCAGATTCTGAAGAAAAATCGGCGAAGCGCAATCTTCAAATGAAGTTCAGTGACACTTTGGAAGAACACCCACTTCGGTTCTCATTCCAAGGTGGAAGGATTGAGGATTTGTGTCCCAACCATGACGAACCCACCTGGAGTTTGAACATCAAGCGTGGAATTCTATCTTCGCTGCAATCTGCAATGGAGGGGTTTGTAAACAACCAAACATTCACCGAGGTAAGTACCaggtactattttttttttttttttggatgggggtag